The Gambusia affinis linkage group LG05, SWU_Gaff_1.0, whole genome shotgun sequence region TTAAATTTTCTCCCTGACCTTTCTTATGTTTTCCCTGATCTTTATTATGTTTCTTCACTAATGTGCTCTggcaaacctctgaggccttcatggaacagctgcatttataatGAGATTAAAGTACAAAACCAAGGACTCTATTTATTAGTAAAgggacattttgaaaaatttgaatTGGTTAATCTAACTCATAAAATCCAATTACAGTACGTGAATTCAAGTTTTTAACATGACAGGATGTGGAAAAACTCACTTTTGTGAAGGTCCAATCCATGTTTaagtgtaaaaaacaaaataaaatattaaagtgggtgattttaaaatagaaagCAAGAAAAGCACAAGCTGCACCATCTTAAACTATTATACTGACTGTTTTTGATCATTCTTTGCTTTTTCATTCCAGGTCACAGTTTTTCCAACCCAGAGAGAGTAAATGAGAGATTTGAAAGTGGCACTTGGTAAGtgaaaaattttttgtttatattctttCTAACATTAAAATCAACCCAGGCCGTTTCCTACCAGACTGTATTTGTATGTATGCGTGTCTGCAGCAGTAAGATGGAGAAAGTGTGCGACAACACGGTGATCAGAGCCAGAGGGTTGCCATGGCAGTCGTCTGACCAGGACATCGCTCGGTTCTTTAAAGGCCTCAACATTGCCAAGTATGTGGAAGTGGAAATGGAGTGCAGTCATGCAAGCTTTTATTTCACTGTATGTTCAATGTTGTATTTTACAGAGGAGGGGCCGCTCTGTGTCTCAACGCTCAAGGGAGGAGGAATGGAGAAGCACTTGTTCGTTTTGTCAGTGAGGAGCACAGAGACTTGGCCTTGCAGAGGCACAAGCACCACATGGGCAACAGATACATTGAGGTAATGGGTCTGTAGGCACCGCCTGAAAACCCCTTACTCTGTCATGATACACCGATTTTACACTTTCGTCTGACGCCACAAGCACTGAACAGACAACATGTTCGTTTTCAACAACAGGTCTACAAAGCAACGGGAGAAGACTTTCTGAAGATAGCAGGAGGTGAGACAATCATGAATTCATATAATgtatattttctcatttctcaGCAGGATTATATGTATCAAGAACAAAAAATGCCACAAGTGAATAAATAGGCTACATTATTtcctaaataaatacttatgGATAGGATagttgaaaacacaaacattacataaatacatgtagttatagaaatttaaaagtttgagtATTTCAtgataagtaaaaataaatgtccaaattattgtataaaattaaaatttcctaTTTGCTGAAATTAtatgttattattttagtatttatttagttattggGAATGtatcttttttgtatttacacatttttttaaaatgctgacaCAATCcttctatttatttaacatatttaatagTGTGCAATTATACTCGCATAcataaatttgtatttgataatttttttgtagtatAGTGGGACTTTTAATCCTTGATGctgaagaaacataaaataattttatccattgagaaaaacaattataaatgcattttgttgagtaaagtaaatattttaaggaATAATTTAATATGTTTACCATGCTCACATTTCCAGTTTGGTTAATTTGGTATCTTCCAATGACCAAACAGTTTTTCATGCAGATCGATTAGAAGCAGATGAGAATGAACTTCATGCACtaacaaaagaaatttttaaaaataataatttcatctttgtttttttgtgttttattggaagCCACTTTGGAATATCTGTCTGCTTCTTTAATGGTTACAGCaacataataaactttaatattgaCAGTAACACAATCAatcttattcatttttgttttagtttttggttcCCATGCATTCACcctttttgaaaactttctggaTGCAAAGCGGAAAGAATATTAGTGAAATCTATGCACCATTTGTTTgctatatttaaatatgatattGCATTCCTGCATTTTTCTATTCACGTTGTAATAAAAGACTGGATTATTTGAAGTCCTGAGGACATTtggtggtgctgctgctcctgcagatTCCTGAATGTAATAGTTGTCATAACtcaaattttagaaaaaacaaaggtGAAATTATGcccacattttaaaatgtcatgcACTTTGGTAAACTGTAGCCCATTAATTAACATTTCCATTAAGTGTGTTTTGTTCCAATTATTTTAGAGAAAACGTATAAATTGCAGATTGAATTGTCAGCTATGACTCAGCTGTGGCATTTGGTTATCAACGTTAATATATTTTACGAGAGCCGCAGGATGGACCTCACAATAACATGCTAGAAGAAATTTTGAATAATGAAGACAATAAAGTCAAGTTTGACGTGCTCCTGGTGGGACGTccacaaaaatgcattttaattccTGACCTCGTGCcctttctgtgtttcttgtctttcacttttttctgtCCAGCAACTGATGAAATTAAGCTACAAAACCTTTAAGAAATATTCCCACTGCAGTCCATGAAGGAGAACAGAATATGTTGTGAGTTTGGCTAAATCTTCTTGTGTCCCATCAGGTACCTCAAACGAGGTGGCAATGTTCCTGTCCCGTGAGGACCAGATCATAGTGAGGATGCGAGGACTCCCCTTCAACGCCACGCACGACGACGTTCTCAGATTTTTCTCACCGGAGGACGGCTCTAAAGAGACGTGTCCCATCAGTGGAGAGAAGGACGGCATGCTCTTTGTCCGCTACCCGGACGGACGACCGACGGGAGACGCTTTCGTGTTATTTGCCTGCGAGGAGCACGCTCAGTGCGCTCTGAGGAAACACAAGGAGCTCCTGGGGAAGAGATACATTGAGCTGTTCAAAAGCACGGCAGCGGAGGTGCAGCAGGTACGTTTTGATCCTCCTAGCAGTTTAAACAGAGTGGCGGGTCTGGTTGCCTTATGATGTTATAAGATGTTACATGCATATTAGACTTGTATTGTCTAACGTATTGTTAAAGGTGAAGGAgataacttttataaaagttattattttttgcatatttgttaaaactgtcaccaagTTGTGAGACtgataatctgtggaaagatcgatctcctccatgtcctccctgagctgctactgcTGTGTGAGGAAATGCACCCCaccaaaaccaaccaatcagagccaggaggagtgtcttagcgctgccaatcaatctcatgtactcgctgctcaATGTAATGAGCAGCATTACGAAGAAACAGCTTAGAGTTACACtgtcatcagtggccatgctgACTAGAGTGAGCATGGCCACAGGGTATGCTAGCTGCAGTGTAGCTTAGAGCTATGCAGGTAGGTATGAGCAGCGCCACATGGAGGGGTGATTGGCGACCCTACTGGGGAAAGTCAGAGGTGCTCATTTTTcaacagattatctgtctcaaacCATAATGgcatgacatagtgacagttccaacaaatatataaaaagatatttttttaaataaaagttatatactgcagcatTAAAGCCACTAATTGGATAATCGAGAAGAGGCTAGGATAATAATGAGTAGAAAACAATTGAAGATTtcttatttgttcttttgtttcttaCCTTTAgggttttttcagttttaaattgtgttgATCCTTGTGGCTATCAGGTGTTGTAGCAATGGAAGGGTGCAGCCTTAACAAAGCCTGCATCCTACTTGTGTGTTTGCAAACAAACTTCTTCCTTTTCTGCATCCTGCACTCCCTCACTCTGTCTATTGAGGTTCTAATGTTCAAATTCCCATTTCCCATGACTGGTTCACCTACAGCCCATAAGTATATCCATGCAGAAGCCTTTCCTCTTGTAAACGAGCCTGTGGGGCCTTTATCTGTCTTCTCCAGAAATGCAAACATGCTGGTGTCCTGTTGGCTGCAGGCCAGCTCCTGTTTGACAGCTTGACATATTTAAACACAGCATTGCCTCGGCTTTCTTTGCCTCCTTAGTTCTGCTATGTAGGTGTTTCATTGTTGGGTTTAAGCTAATAACAGCAGATCTGAGTTCTCATTTGGCTGTTTTATCTAAAAGCATCTCAGGCAAACAAGAAAATCCTAATCCAGAATGAATACTTCAAGTTGAGTAGCTCATGTCGAGCCTTGGGTGCATTTCAGGTGTTGAACCGGTACTCCTCCGCCCCGCTGATCCCTGTCGCCCCAGCCCCCCTGGTGTCCGTGCTGCCCTCGGTTTCTCTCCTGCCTCCTCCTGGCGGTGTGAGGGACTGCCTCAGGCTGAGGGGTCTACCGTACACGGCGAGCATCGAGGATATCCTCACCTTCCTGGGCGAGTTTACACAAGACGTCAGACAACATGGTGTGCACATGGTGCTCAACCAGCAGGTACATGCAGCAACCATCTCGACACACCCTGCGCTCACATACTTTCTTGCACAAATTTCCAAAATTATACATTCAGCATAAACTTTATTGTCACTGCGTCACTGTTTCTTTGAGAGgacagtttgtttctgtctcttaaAAGTGTTTGTCTCTCCAAATAGTAAGTCATTAAGTAGAATTTGTAGTATTATAAGattaatataaaacacaataataaatttgaaCTGCTACGTGTTCCAGAAGTGGAAACCGTCCTTATTGGGACATGCAAATGTTCTTCCCAGCACGCTTCTCTTGTATCTCTCAAAGGCCAATTCAATgcatcattttgcattttagagcatcaatttaaagaaataattggTAGCAATGAaggtaaataaaatgtgatagCATTGTCTCTAGATGATGGCATTAGTGATCCCCTTGTGTTCAGCCTGTACTAATCTTTTTCAGTGTCCTTTTACTTACTCcttaacaaaaatatgttaaatttcAAGACAGTATGACCGCTGTGGAAATCCATGGACACAAAGTTTCAAAACTTctcttaaaatattcaaatagtCCATATTTTCCATTCCACTAGAtcagacatttttctgactgaacagttgtttttttctccatcgTTTCTTTCACCTGCCATCAAAAATGTAGTTGACTGTGAAGTTTCAcattaatttcataaatatgtCTTGAAAATACGAGCTTCATAAAAACTGATGGGCTCTTCTAAGTTCAGGTTTACGCTTTCATTCAAAAGCCATGCCCACTTAGATCATTCATCTTCGTTTTTGAGGCGTTGTCTGGTCGCCTGAGGCTGCAGGTGAAAATACTCTcagtttttgcaaaataatccCCTCAACACTGTTGGTTCTCCCTGCTGTAGATCGGAGTCCAGATCATTTTTGCAGTCTGGGACATAAATTTTATCTGCTACAACATCTCAGATTAGCCACACTACCCTTAACTTTAACTTTAGTGTAAGTAATGTTCCcaattttagaaattatttgtcttttttatgtttgttttcatctctaGGTAAGAGATGTACATTTCTTGGGCGTTCAGTTTTAAGACTACACTGAGATTTTACTtgaaagttttgcatttttgtagAATGCAACAAAACTATAATTAACAGCACTGGGTTTTCTGGATCCTGTCTGATCCAGTCCAACGAGTCGATTAATATAAAGCTTATGAAACTGTAACTTATGTTTCAGATTCTTCTGTGGCTTCTGCAGGCTTGAACCcataaagattaaaatgaaatgaatttaaaaggGCTTTTTAAGTAGGTgtaaatgtaagtaaataaataggATTTTGTGGATCAATAAGTGAATCTGAAGTTTGTGtgcttcataaaaacacacaaactgtaCTGAATAGGGCATGTGTGTAGAGTGTGTAATTAAGTGGTCAGCTGCATCTGGGACATGTATGTTACTACTGCTCTGTATCTTTGATACTTTGATACAACAGCTTAGCTGGAAATGAATTTTAAAGTCACTTTGAGTGGCTTCCAGTGGGCAAATAATTATTAGccaaattatttggaaaaatcactttcagtttcaagtttctggcatgctgaggtgagtgaaCTATCAACAGTGCAGACAGAAAAGTGAAGTGGAAGACCAAGTGCTGTTGTTATTGGATCATTTCCGTGATTTCTGTGCCTCTGCTGGGACTAACCAATGAAGTATCAAATGTGTCTTTGATGTGAGACATTTCCTGACACATTTCCTCTCTGCGCTGTGTTTGCAGGGCCGTCCGTCGGGCGACTGCTTCATCCAGATGACCTCAGCAGAGCGGGCGCTGCAGGCCTCGCAGCGGCTCCACAAACACATGATGTCCAGCCAGCGGGGGGCGAACAGCCGCTACGTGGAAGTGTTTCCCTGCAGCACTGACGAGATGGGCCTGGTGCTGATGGGAGGCTCgctctcacacacgcacacacacacacacaaccggAGCAGGAGTGGGACAGGGCTCAGCCCGCCGCCATGTAAGTCCAGACGTAAGTGCTGCTGGGAGCTGGGGGTGCTTCGGGTCTGCAGGGTAGGTGAGCTCCTGCCGGGGTGGCAGAGTTGCTGGTTTTTCCTCCAATCTAGATCTGTGGGAGGATGTGGGAAGGATTCATACtctgcgtgtgtgcgtgggtgtgtgtgtgtgtgggtgtgtcaATGTGAGACTGAgtcttcttgttttaatttagtatGATCACTTCACCCATTTGCATGTAATGATGATACTGTTTTCAATACATTCCTTCACTTTTCACTCTGATTGGATACTGTAGTGTAATTTTCCATCGGCATGTTTGTTACTCGTTCCTGATTCCTTTACTTTACCACTGCTGAACTGATTCACAAAGATCTGAAAGGCTCAGAAAAGTGTAAGCAAAGCAGTTCCTCAACAAGCTCAGAATACGGCAACGCGGCTTGCAGTTTTCTGATCCCGTCAGATCGGTAGTGGTGGTCCTGGGATTTAGCCTCAACAGACAAGCATTCGTTAGGTGTGTGTGCACGCCTCCTGTGCTTGTCCAATCAGGTTCTGTGCGAGGGGTGGGCAGAGCTGCTGCGTAGATGTGCTTTGGTCTCGGTGTCTGTTCACAATTAAAACCGGTTTGACAGCTGATGAATGTCTGATTTATGTTGCAAATGATTATATCAGTCGAAGCAATATTACATGCTTTAGTTGGAATGAGTTCAGCTTATTTTGAGATGCATTTTTTGTAGATAATTtctataaataagaaaatatttactataATTAGATCGCATACATTACACAGAGTGAtgtattcaaaatatttcttatgttcattttgattattgttgtttttagctagcaataatgcttttttaaaaaagaaattgttaatattgcattaaaaaaaaatatgaggcCAAAgtaatcatattttcacatgGAGGACAAGCCACAAAAATATCATTTCTAAGTAAACTGGCTGGGGAAAAAAGCACATAcatggaaagttaagtggaagaaaaaagtctgGTGGATTAAGGTCCCATAAAAAGCAGGGCTAACTAAAGCTTTATGAGGTTTATAAAGCAGAGCCATTTCAAAATTCTGGGCGAGATTTACAAGACATGGAGTCGTTTCCCACACTACGAACCCAGGACAGGTCATACAACTGTCCCTGACCACCATAAACATGTCTCACCTGGGCTAAAGAGAAGAAGAACTGTTGCACAGGAGTCCATTGTCATCTTTTGAGATGaacgttttcattttatttaaaaatagagttCACAGAGTCTGAAAGCAGAGAGGAGAGGTAGAAAATCCATGTAGCAGGAGGACAGATCTGGTTTAATGATCTCTGTGCTGGACTGACCAACAAACTGACCTGACCTAAAccccacagcagcagcagaggctgATTTTCTCCACACCACATTGAGTCAGTAATTCATGTAAACAGAGTATTTTCATTAGTCTTTTGCAATATTCTTGCTTTGCTGGATTTCCGTAGAAAAGCATAATATTACTAATTTACTCAAACATACAGTTGAAACACACCAATCGTGGAAGCAATATGTCATAaaagagttttcctttttaaagtagattactaaaataatttaacctCTTTATTTTACTCTAAAATATTGGGATATGTATGTGTAAAATAGCTTTTTAAGATGTACTAATGTAAATAGCTTTGTGCTGCTGGGATTGTTAGTGTCGTTCTCTTGTAGATTGGTCTATGAGGAATtaggaaaaaagcaaaagactCTGATTTCTAATCAATCAGATCAGtcataatctaaaaaaaaagatctttttgaAGGTTtaaactgtgatttaaaaaaaaaatcttttacatcACACAGGAAAATTCATGCTTCACACGCACAATAACGACATCAGTGGTTATTGGATGAGCTCCTCTCTCAAAATCAAACAATTACCTCACTTCACCACCATGACTCCCTCTTCCTCCAGGTTTGAcggattttatatttttgtttctgtccttGTTCTTCCGTTATTTTAGGTTTATCTCCACCATCGTACTCGTTCACTCCGGTTCAACAAATCCTCCCCACGgacgctgctgcagctgcagctgcagctgcccTTTACCCTCCTATGGGGCAGATGTTGCTGGCTCCTCGCACCCTGCACCCCGGGCATCCTTACTACCCCGCATCAGCTCAACTGTACATGAACTACAGTGCTTACTAccccaggtaaaaaaaacaaaacaaactaaactaaacaattagaggttaaaaataaacaaaaaatattgttaaatctaattttcagCCATATTCCTTcaaaatgtgtgtatgtatatgaacagaagatatatttttttaatactgcaAGCTGCTGCTGAGTTCATGAACATTTTGGCTTCAGCCTATTCCTTTTTTGGTAAATTCTGGGTTTCTAAAGGTGTAATGTTGACAATTTACCAAActaaagtgaaactgaactgaaaatgcTGTCAAATTTAAAGCTTTATGAAATCAATAAGGCGCcccattaaatatttagttatttaagaaaatattcacatattgatgtgaatctttttttaattttctcttgacaagaaaatgatttaaaaattaaaccttAATTTActcattaacaaaaaatatcagcaaaaatgtgttttctgtctgaggCAAAAGTTCTTCCAGCAGAAAGTTTGCTTCACTCTGTGCAGTACCAAAAATTTTTATGTTATCCATCTCTCTAGTGAACACTGGTCCagacagttttgtctttttcaagaTCCTCAAACCTCATTCTGACCCTCATGTTGTTCTTAGAGAGCAATGGTTtcgtttttttcacatctctAAGGAAAGTTAAACCTGTTCAGTCTGTTTTTGATTGCTTGTTTGGGCTTCATGTAGGATCTTGCTCTTACTCATGATGTTCACTCTTACTTCAGTAGTCAGGAGTGCAGAAAGCTGCAGAACTGAGGTTCATATGGGGCATTTCTATATCAGTATGCTGAGTGTTAAAGAAACAtattattttgcacatttctgtacTCACATttgtctcaactgcttctaaaaacagcccaagaaCTTAAAACACATCCAGCTGTTCATGGgcagtaagttaatgtttttggtcTCTGGAAAAAgaaccatttcaaaaacctcccaactGACAAGTCACATTTCACAGCAACtacaccgttacctagcaacccatgTGGAGCTCCGCCCATCACCTAGTAACTGAAAAGGAGCTCCAGGACGTTTGGTCAACTGGTTTTACCACTTtgtgcgctgtacaatggctgctggagtgttttgttgttgatttactgTCTTGAAACTCCTTCCTGCATCCTAGTTGATTGTACAAGAGGccctacttctgcttttcaattgtttttaattgtgcaTCATTTTCTTGTTGGGGTATAAATGTTGAGTTTATTCTccaaaaactcattttaaagtgacaagactccctaaaacatctcattctcaaagcagttcaaaatagacagaactgatcagactaaTATCtaattatttgttcaaaaattgtaatgaataaatatttcccaGAAGGAAGCATAATTGGTCCTTTAACAATTTCATGaaaatttgactgaaaatgtACCTTTTTCAGTTCTTTATGTGTTTGTATTACTTAAGCCTTTCACTATTGTTGGCATTGTTATTAAATGTAGACATGTGTTGgaaaagcagaattttttttccccacttgaCTGTATGGGATTAACTATCACATCACCTGGTCACAGTTAATCTGGAGGACAGATGCAGCTAAATGCAGAGCGATCAGATATTAGAGACTTTAGACTCACATTGTTAGACCTGCTCTAGTCAccagaaataaaagacattaaCTGCAGAGAAATATGAACGTCTAGTCTGGGGTTGAAATGTTTCTTGTCAAGGAGAAAGACTGGGACAAGGGTGGTTAATAACTGCAGACCATGTTATCAGGAAGCTTGGTAAACATGAAGTGACCTCTGTTTCTGCCTGGACGGTCATTATGAAGGCATTTAAAGACAACACCCAGAGTCCCTCCtagttttatgcttttcttccCGCTGCTTAGTTAGAGTGTGTTTTAGTTTCTGAGAATAagccaggttttttttttttttctttttcgtttGGAACCTCGTCgtaaaaataagattaatttCACCTTTTTACTTTCCCAGTCCTCCTGGCTCGCCTACAGCTCTGGGTTTCTTCCCGGCCCATTCCTCCATGTCTTCCCCCGGAGGGTTGGTGCGGATGCCTGGCCTGCCCTACAATGGCAGCGGCGTTAAAGACCTCATCAACGCTGTGCAGGGATATCAGGTAAAAACCACACATTCTTTCACATTGCACATTTATTTCGGAattgatttttatatatatatatatatacatatatatatatatatatatatatatatgtatatatatatatagaatcGATACCTTCAGTGTTCACACTCCTCTCTGTAAACCAAgtgttttattcaaatctcCTGGTATTATGGGTGTGGACTGTTAGGCATCCAGTGCGGTTGCCTAGAGGCTATCAAACTAGTTTATCCTGTCTCCTCTCCCTGCTTTGTCACACATGCACTGCTGCTTGCTTTGACTTGAAGTGGAGTGAGtcaagttgttgttgtttaaagcAGGAGCGGAGTCAAGGAAACTTGGggaaaagatataaaaaaaacattttgtcatgttttttgcaGGGGTGCTGCAAAGGTAGATTGGTTAAACTGCATGacgttaaaataaataaatgaataaacgtCAGAATATCATCCATCCCATCACTTGATTGACATAC contains the following coding sequences:
- the esrp1 gene encoding epithelial splicing regulatory protein 1 isoform X5, yielding MTAQVDYLVVAFTATSGASGELLGSDEKDLVQLVWQLVNVNTKTLGRVNEILIRPDLSDSTEEKSDEDVVVECKEEDESSSGADCMYTAASLDSGLNMFNLQLTNEVNSAGAGTSLCLCTDGQLHIRQVIHPEAASKSIPVPDCFYSFFDLRKEFKNHFATSDLKALNAHVMAESLSLPVDVSSVWDPSANQDPLAVLPAEVAVQQVRLMTSIILSLLSEPYCHSFSNPERVNERFESGTCSKMEKVCDNTVIRARGLPWQSSDQDIARFFKGLNIAKGGAALCLNAQGRRNGEALVRFVSEEHRDLALQRHKHHMGNRYIEVYKATGEDFLKIAGGTSNEVAMFLSREDQIIVRMRGLPFNATHDDVLRFFSPEDGSKETCPISGEKDGMLFVRYPDGRPTGDAFVLFACEEHAQCALRKHKELLGKRYIELFKSTAAEVQQVLNRYSSAPLIPVAPAPLVSVLPSVSLLPPPGGVRDCLRLRGLPYTASIEDILTFLGEFTQDVRQHGVHMVLNQQGRPSGDCFIQMTSAERALQASQRLHKHMMSSQRGANSRYVEVFPCSTDEMGLVLMGGSLSHTHTHTHNRSRSGTGLSPPPCKSRRLSPPSYSFTPVQQILPTDAAAAAAAAALYPPMGQMLLAPRTLHPGHPYYPASAQLYMNYSAYYPSPPGSPTALGFFPAHSSMSSPGGLVRMPGLPYNGSGVKDLINAVQGYQYAPEDALIHAHAAVHAHDPARTLLTQPKEWVCI
- the esrp1 gene encoding epithelial splicing regulatory protein 1 isoform X4; this encodes MTAQVDYLVVAFTATSGASGELLGSDEKDLVQLVWQLVNVNTKTLGRVNEILIRPDLSDSTEEKSDEDVVVECKEEDESSSGADCMYTAASLDSGLNMFNLQLTNEVNSAGAGTSLCLCTDGQLHIRQVIHPEAASKSIPVPDCFYSFFDLRKEFKNHFATSDLKALNAHVMAESLSLPVDVSSVWDPSANQDPLAVLPAEVAVQQVRLMTSIILSLLSEPYCHSFSNPERVNERFESGTCSKMEKVCDNTVIRARGLPWQSSDQDIARFFKGLNIAKGGAALCLNAQGRRNGEALVRFVSEEHRDLALQRHKHHMGNRYIEVYKATGEDFLKIAGGTSNEVAMFLSREDQIIVRMRGLPFNATHDDVLRFFSPEDGSKETCPISGEKDGMLFVRYPDGRPTGDAFVLFACEEHAQCALRKHKELLGKRYIELFKSTAAEVQQVLNRYSSAPLIPVAPAPLVSVLPSVSLLPPPGGVRDCLRLRGLPYTASIEDILTFLGEFTQDVRQHGVHMVLNQQGRPSGDCFIQMTSAERALQASQRLHKHMMSSQRGANSRYVEVFPCSTDEMGLVLMGGSLSHTHTHTHNRSRSGTGLSPPPCLSPPSYSFTPVQQILPTDAAAAAAAAALYPPMGQMLLAPRTLHPGHPYYPASAQLYMNYSAYYPSPPGSPTALGFFPAHSSMSSPGGLVRMPGLPYNGSGVKDLINAVQGYQGPVESVSLLNGSLVGQTGGGETPLMSLPLITKPGGHQYLDLTLL
- the esrp1 gene encoding epithelial splicing regulatory protein 1 isoform X3; the protein is MTAQVDYLVVAFTATSGASGELLGSDEKDLVQLVWQLVNVNTKTLGRVNEILIRPDLSDSTEEKSDEDVVVECKEEDESSSGADCMYTAASLDSGLNMFNLQLTNEVNSAGAGTSLCLCTDGQLHIRQVIHPEAASKSIPVPDCFYSFFDLRKEFKNHFATSDLKALNAHVMAESLSLPVDVSSVWDPSANQDPLAVLPAEVAVQQVRLMTSIILSLLSEPYCHSFSNPERVNERFESGTCSKMEKVCDNTVIRARGLPWQSSDQDIARFFKGLNIAKGGAALCLNAQGRRNGEALVRFVSEEHRDLALQRHKHHMGNRYIEVYKATGEDFLKIAGGTSNEVAMFLSREDQIIVRMRGLPFNATHDDVLRFFSPEDGSKETCPISGEKDGMLFVRYPDGRPTGDAFVLFACEEHAQCALRKHKELLGKRYIELFKSTAAEVQQVLNRYSSAPLIPVAPAPLVSVLPSVSLLPPPGGVRDCLRLRGLPYTASIEDILTFLGEFTQDVRQHGVHMVLNQQGRPSGDCFIQMTSAERALQASQRLHKHMMSSQRGANSRYVEVFPCSTDEMGLVLMGGSLSHTHTHTHNRSRSGTGLSPPPCKSRRLSPPSYSFTPVQQILPTDAAAAAAAAALYPPMGQMLLAPRTLHPGHPYYPASAQLYMNYSAYYPSPPGSPTALGFFPAHSSMSSPGGLVRMPGLPYNGSGVKDLINAVQGYQGPVESVSLLNGSLVGQTGGGETPLMSLPLITKPGGHQYLDLTLL
- the esrp1 gene encoding epithelial splicing regulatory protein 1 isoform X1; translation: MTAQVDYLVVAFTATSGASGELLGSDEKDLVQLVWQLVNVNTKTLGRVNEILIRPDLSDSTEEKSDEDVVVECKEEDESSSGADCMYTAASLDSGLNMFNLQLTNEVNSAGAGTSLCLCTDGQLHIRQVIHPEAASKSIPVPDCFYSFFDLRKEFKNHFATSDLKALNAHVMAESLSLPVDVSSVWDPSANQDPLAVLPAEVAVQQVRLMTSIILSLLSEPYCHSFSNPERVNERFESGTCSKMEKVCDNTVIRARGLPWQSSDQDIARFFKGLNIAKGGAALCLNAQGRRNGEALVRFVSEEHRDLALQRHKHHMGNRYIEVYKATGEDFLKIAGGTSNEVAMFLSREDQIIVRMRGLPFNATHDDVLRFFSPEDGSKETCPISGEKDGMLFVRYPDGRPTGDAFVLFACEEHAQCALRKHKELLGKRYIELFKSTAAEVQQVLNRYSSAPLIPVAPAPLVSVLPSVSLLPPPGGVRDCLRLRGLPYTASIEDILTFLGEFTQDVRQHGVHMVLNQQGRPSGDCFIQMTSAERALQASQRLHKHMMSSQRGANSRYVEVFPCSTDEMGLVLMGGSLSHTHTHTHNRSRSGTGLSPPPCKSRRLSPPSYSFTPVQQILPTDAAAAAAAAALYPPMGQMLLAPRTLHPGHPYYPASAQLYMNYSAYYPSPPGSPTALGFFPAHSSMSSPGGLVRMPGLPYNGSGVKDLINAVQGYQYAPEDALIHAHAAVHAHDPARTLLTQPKEWGPVESVSLLNGSLVGQTGGGETPLMSLPLITKPGGHQYLDLTLL
- the esrp1 gene encoding epithelial splicing regulatory protein 1 isoform X2, with protein sequence MTAQVDYLVVAFTATSGASGELLGSDEKDLVQLVWQLVNVNTKTLGRVNEILIRPDLSDSTEEKSDEDVVVECKEEDESSSGADCMYTAASLDSGLNMFNLQLTNEVNSAGAGTSLCLCTDGQLHIRQVIHPEAASKSIPVPDCFYSFFDLRKEFKNHFATSDLKALNAHVMAESLSLPVDVSSVWDPSANQDPLAVLPAEVAVQQVRLMTSIILSLLSEPYCHSFSNPERVNERFESGTCSKMEKVCDNTVIRARGLPWQSSDQDIARFFKGLNIAKGGAALCLNAQGRRNGEALVRFVSEEHRDLALQRHKHHMGNRYIEVYKATGEDFLKIAGGTSNEVAMFLSREDQIIVRMRGLPFNATHDDVLRFFSPEDGSKETCPISGEKDGMLFVRYPDGRPTGDAFVLFACEEHAQCALRKHKELLGKRYIELFKSTAAEVQQVLNRYSSAPLIPVAPAPLVSVLPSVSLLPPPGGVRDCLRLRGLPYTASIEDILTFLGEFTQDVRQHGVHMVLNQQGRPSGDCFIQMTSAERALQASQRLHKHMMSSQRGANSRYVEVFPCSTDEMGLVLMGGSLSHTHTHTHNRSRSGTGLSPPPCLSPPSYSFTPVQQILPTDAAAAAAAAALYPPMGQMLLAPRTLHPGHPYYPASAQLYMNYSAYYPSPPGSPTALGFFPAHSSMSSPGGLVRMPGLPYNGSGVKDLINAVQGYQYAPEDALIHAHAAVHAHDPARTLLTQPKEWGPVESVSLLNGSLVGQTGGGETPLMSLPLITKPGGHQYLDLTLL